The sequence below is a genomic window from Aspergillus nidulans FGSC A4 chromosome V.
CACTGAGAACTATATCCTCTATTACCCCGCGAACTCAGTCACTCAAGTCACTCAATTTGCTCTTCCAATTCAATCCGTAAACATGACTACAAACAGCACTGGCAACGGCGGCGCTGTCGGACaagagaatatcaacacTGATATCGTCACACTCTCTCGATTCTTCACGGAAGAACAAACCAAGGTCCCCGAGGCCACTGGTGACTTCACGTGAGTGTCTCTTGAATCTTGGATCTGGAAAACTGCGGCTAACATGCTTGAAACAAGACTCCTCTGCCACGCGCTCCAATTCTCCTTCAAATCCATCGCCTACTATATTCGTCGTGCCTCGTTAATCAACCTGACCGGTCTCGCCGGTTCCTCAAACACAACCGGTGATGACCAGAAAAAGCTGGACGTTATTGGAAATGACCTCTTCGTGTCCGCTATGCGCACATCCGGCAAATGccgcatcctcgtctccgaggaggaggaagaagcgaTCATCTTTGACGAACACCCCAATGCCCGCTACGCTGTAGTCTGCGATCCCATTGACGGCTCTTCCAACCTTGACGCTGGCGTCTCGGTCGGTACCATCTTTGGCATCTTCAGGCTCCCTGACGACATCCTCGGCCCTGGGAAGAAGGTCACAGCCAAGGACGTGCTCCTCCCAGGTACCGAAATGGTTGCCGCGGGCTTCACCATGTACGGCGCCTCAGCCCAACTCGTCATCACGATGAAGAACGGCGGCGTCAATGGATTCACTCTCGAGAACTCTCTGGGCGAGTTCATCCTCACACACCCCAACATGAAGTTGCCCCCCAGCCGCGCGATCTACTCCGTCAACGAGGGTAACAGCATGTACTGGGACGACTGGTGCAACGCCTACTTTGACTCTCTTAAGCGTCCCGGTGAGGGCAAGAAGCCCTACAGCGCGCGTTATATCGGTTCCATGGTTGCAGACGCTTACCGTACTCTGCTCTACGGTGGAGTCTTCGCTTACCCGGCCGACTCGAAGAGCCCCAAGGGCAAGCTGCGTATCCTGTACGAGTGTGCgcccatggccatggtcttCGAGAATGCAGGCGGAAAGGCCGTTAACTCACGCATGGAGCGCCTTCTCTCTGTTCAGCCGGAGTCTATCCACGACAAGAGCGGTGTTTTCCTCGGCTCTCGGGACGAGGTGCAGAAGGTCATCGATACATACAACAAATACAAGAAATAAAACGCTATACATCGTCTATATATCGTCTGAGATGAATGTTCCACATGAAGATGCCTTTCTAAGCTGCTGGCGTCCGGTCGGAGTTGTCCCGTTGGTCTGGTCTGGAACTTTGCTGGCTAGGTTCTTAAAATAAATACCTGTGTGATCacaaaagagaaaaaaataatGAAAAGTGAAAAATATATGTTCACCCCTGTAAAGCTCGTATATGCTGTCGACAGTATCAAACGAAGGAGTATCTCCCGAGTTCAATAATAGATCTCACCAAAGTCGTCCATGCAGTTTCACCACAACTATGCCCCTGTCCGTTAACGTATATATGAGAATTTACGACTTGATACGATATTacgaagagaaagataaGAGTACAGTGGTTCTCACCGCATCCTCTTacgaagagcagaagccTCGTTCAGGTAAGAGTGAAAATTCCTCTTTATAATTAAGTCAGGAATGCTGAAATGGTAATAATTGATCTGAGACTAGTCTGGTTGCTGTTTTGACCGCTCAGTCATTTCGCTGTTGATGCGTATATTGTTGCGCTTTGTCCCAATTCTATCTTCATTCCCTTCCACTCGCGACAGTACACCGACGGACGCCTGATATCTGCGGAGTATCTCCAGTTATGGCACATGCAACCACAACTCATTTTCATCAACTTTGTACCTTCTGTTCTCCCCACTCATGAGTACTACTCAACCTCTTGTACTCCAAAACAGACACGATTCCAGAATCTTTCATTCTTGCGCAAGTTTCAATGATTTAGGATCCCGTTTGATTCCTGACACGAGAAGGACATGAACGGGGCGTGGCCGATACAACGGTAGCCACTGATaacttttctttctttggTTATATTCATGAAAATCCCTAATATTCGGGTTGGCACCCTCGTCTCTATGGAGTCACGAGTGGGAGGCTAATAGATTCAGGCCGTCCGTCCCTGTGCGGCTTCCCCTCAGTCTGAGCAGATCATCCAATGGACTAGAAGACCGGCAGACAATAATAGACATACGCTACGACCACCCCAGACTAGCTCAGCTAATCTCGAACTCTTGGACACGAGAAAAGCCGCTGGTTCGTTGAGCGACGTGGAGAGAAGCCGTCGCTGGCCCTGTGAGAAGCCGCCAATGGACCCTGTAAGCGCCGACTCGACGCCGGCTGTGATGAAACGGGCCAGGCTGCATACGCTACgctctcctgcttctgcagccACGCAGAGTCGCAGACCGATCCTGACCTATTTTTATCCCTGTTTTCCTGAATCCATCCTTGTTCGGTAATGGTTGGTCTAGGCATCATCCCGCTAGAGTCCTTCGCCGTTTGTATCGcgttcctcctcttcctccaaaggaCCTGTCGCCTCTTCACCCTTCCAACGCGCGGGCATTAACCATGCCACCATGTTTGGTTGGCTCCTGAATGCGCCAGTATGAATAGGTGCGCCCCGGCCCCtgctccctcttctctcctttctttgttcttgtCGAGCTGACTTGAGGCTGTTTAACTCAAAGCTGGCGGTCCCCGAGTAACACTGGCGACGATCTGTCGTCCAGTCCGTACACAGCCAACACCGGCTGGCCGACGCCTCGCAGTCAGCCTTCTCCTGGCCGTCGCGAATATGCCATGCAGCCGCCTCCTTTGACTACCTCTTTCAATACCCATCAATTCCAGGGTCAGGGACTTGGTGTCGGGCTCGGTGCGGGCTACTTATCAACCCCGCTGTCGACCACGTCCCTATCCAGCCCTTTTACTCAATCACCTGCTATTAACTCAGCCGGTGCGGTACTTGGATCCTCTCCCATGGCTTCCAGTGCAGTAAAGCAACGCCCCTTATAACCCCCAGGACTGGGGGCCGGTCAGTAATGGTCCGATGAACGCTGGCCAGTCGCCCTATTCACAGTCGGGCAATATGCTTCGGGTCGTCTCACAGCATCGATACGCCGCTCAACCCGGTCAGTCCTACTTTCTTGAGTTATAGTGATGATTTTGATTCGTGTATCAGCGTTATGCAGTGAGTTAGGTATTATCTTTGCGTGGAGCTGACTTTGATATTAGAGCTGTCATCCCCCCCTCCACCGTACTCCCCTCCaagtcagcagcagcaagcggACCATGCAAGTCATACTACACCA
It includes:
- the fbp1 gene encoding fructose 1,6-bisphosphate 1-phosphatase (transcript_id=CADANIAT00003470), with the translated sequence MTTNSTGNGGAVGQENINTDIVTLSRFFTEEQTKVPEATGDFTLLCHALQFSFKSIAYYIRRASLINLTGLAGSSNTTGDDQKKLDVIGNDLFVSAMRTSGKCRILVSEEEEEAIIFDEHPNARYAVVCDPIDGSSNLDAGVSVGTIFGIFRLPDDILGPGKKVTAKDVLLPGTEMVAAGFTMYGASAQLVITMKNGGVNGFTLENSLGEFILTHPNMKLPPSRAIYSVNEGNSMYWDDWCNAYFDSLKRPGEGKKPYSARYIGSMVADAYRTLLYGGVFAYPADSKSPKGKLRILYECAPMAMVFENAGGKAVNSRMERLLSVQPESIHDKSGVFLGSRDEVQKVIDTYNKYKK